DNA from Pseudomonadota bacterium:
CGTAAAACAGAGCGTAAGCTGATTCATACATACTTTGATGTGTGTGAAGAGGTGATGACAAACTTGAAGCCTGAAAATTACGATGTAGCGATTGATCTACTTAAGTTCCCTGAAATGATTAAAGGGTACGGTCCTGTTAAAGAGCGTAACGTTGAGCGTGCACTGAAAAAGCTGGAAAGAGATATGAAGGCTTTTAAAGGGGCGAAAGAAGATAAAAAAGAGGCGAAGCCTCAAAAACTTAAAGTGGCAATTTCTTAAAGAAAGAAGCCCTTAAATAACACAATAAAATAGGAAGAGAGAGCATGAACTTTGGACTATCAGAAGACCATATCATTCTAAGAGATGCGATCCGTAAATTTGCAGAAGATGAAATTGCGCCGCATGCAATGGAGCTGGATGCAAAAGAGGAATTCTCAGTTGAGATTACGCAGAAAATGGGTGAAATGGGCTTGTTTGGCATGTATGTACCAGCAGAGTATGGCGGTCAGGGCATGGACATGCTTTCTTACGTGATTGCAATGGAGGAACTGTCTCGTGTTGATGGTTCTCATGCAGCAACAGTTACAGCGCACAACTCGATTGGTGTGGGTCCTATTCTTAATTTTGGTACTGACGCGCAGAAGCAAAAATATCTTCCTAAAATGTGTACAGGTGAAATGCTTTGGGGCTTTGGCCTTACTGAGCCGAATGCGGGAAGTGATAGCCGCGGTACGCAAACCACAGCTAAGAAAGATGGCGATGAGTGGGTCATTAATGGGTCTAAAATCTTCATTACAAACGTAAGTAACCCACTTGCGGGTGGTTTGACTGTGCAAGCTAAAACAGGTGAAAAAGACGGCAAGCCAGAGCTTACGTGTTTCTTGATTGATAAAGAGACTGAAGGTCTGAGTGTGAAAACGATGCATGGTAAACTCATGTGGCGTGCTTCTGATACAGCTGAAGTTTATCTGGATAATGTGCGTGTAAAAGACGATGCAATTGTAGGTGAAATTGGTAAAGGGAGCTCTCAAATGCTGACAGCTCTAGATGCTGGTCGCCTTGGTATTGCAGCCATGGGTCTTGGCGCAGCGCAGGGTGCATTTGAAAGAGCTGTTGAGTACTCAAAAGAGCGTAAGCAGTTTGGTAAGCCAATTTCTAAGTTCCAAGGTATTTCTTTCAAACTTGCTGATATGGCGATGGAAATTGATGTGGCAAGAAGTTACTTGTATCAAGCGGCGCGCATGAAAGATGCTGGTGTACCATTCACGAAAGAGGCTTCTATTGCTAAGCTTTACTGTACTGAAGTGGCTGGCCGCGTAACGGACTGGGCGATTCAGGTGCATGGTGGTTACGGTCTTATGCAAGAGTATGACGTTGAGCGTTTTTGGCGTGACCAGCGTATTCTTCAGATTGGTGAGGGGAGCTCAGAAGTGCAGAGGATTGTGATTGCAAGGCAACTGGGTTGTTAAGTATCTCTTGTAAATGAATGCGAAAAGGCTGTTACAATGAGTGACAGCCTTTTTGTTTGGGTTTATGATGGTGTTTCAAGTTTAAAGAAAACAACAAAACGGTACATGTAATGAGCGATAAGAACCAGCAGTTTAGATCTGAACAAGATACAATGGGAACAGTAGAAGTTCCTTCTGAGGCGTATTGGGGTGCTCAAACCCAGCGTTCATTGCATAACTTTAAAATTGGTACGCAGAAATTTACACCGGATTTTGTACGTGCTTACGCATACCTTAAAAAAGCATGTGCTACAGTCAATGCTGACCTTGGTAAGTTGGAGCGTGAAAAGGCGGATGCGATCTGTCGTGCGGCGACTGAGGTTGTTGAGGGTAAGTTTAATGACCAGTTTCCTCTTGCTGTTTGGCAGACAGGTTCAGGTACGCAAACAAACATGAACGTCAACGAAGTGATTGCAAACCGCGCAATTGAAAACGAAGAAGGTGTGATCGGTTCTAAAGACCCAATTCACCCGAATGATCATGTGAATATGGGCCAATCAACAAACGATACATTCCCAACTGCAATGCATATTAGTGCAGTGCTTGCGGTAGAGGAGAAGCTTCTTCCAGCCCTTAAAAAGCTACAAACGGCTCTGCATGAAAAGTCTGAGTCATTCCGCCACATTATTAAAATTGGTCGTACGCACCTGCAAGATGCAACACCTTTGACGCTTGGCCAAGAGTTCAGTGGTTATGCAGCGCAGCTAACAAAAGGCATTGAGCGTGTGGAAGCAATTCTCCCAGAGCTTAAGGAGCTTGCGGTTGGTGGTACAGCTGTAGGGACAGGTATTAATACGCACCCAGAGTTTGATGCGCGTGTGGTGAAAGAAGTGTCTCGCCTAACAGGGCATGATTTTACTGTGGCGATGAATAAGTTTGAAGCGATTGCAACGCATGATGCAATTGTAAACGGAAGTGGTGTTCTAAACACGATTGCAACGTCATGCATGAAAGTTGCGAACGACATTCGTCTGCTTGCATCTGGCCCTCGTTGCGGTATTGGTGAATTGAATCTTCCATCAAACGAGCCGGGCAGTTCAATTATGCCAGGTAAGGTAAACCCAACGCAGTCTGAAGCTCTTACAATGGTATGTGCTCAAGTTATGGGGAACCATGTAGCAGTTACCGTTGCAGGGTCTAATGGTCATTTTGAGCTAAATGCATTTAAGCCTGTGATGATTCATAACTTCCTTGAGTCAGTTGATATCCTGAGTGATGCAATGGTGAGTTTTGCAGATAACTGTGTGGTTGGTATTCAGCCAAACCGTGAGAAGATTGACCATAACCTGACAAACTCTCTCATGCTTGTAACAGCACTGAACCCTGTGATTGGTTACGATAACGCAGCCAAGGTTGCGAAAAAGGCCCATGCTGAGAACACGACTCTGAAAGAATCTGCAATCTCTATGGGGCTTGTGGATGAGGTGACATTTGACAATGTTGTGCGTCCTGAAACAATGGTTGAGCCTCAGAAATAATTAAGCAATTAGCAGCTTTACTTTTTTCAAGCTCAAGTAGATGGACTACTACACGCTTTTCAAAAAGATAAACCTGCTAAACCTTAATTATTTCTGTGTATAGGTTATAGTTATGAATAAGCTTTTTTATCCATCTCCAAATCACGAGCCTCGCACAGAGGATATAAAGTACATTGTTGTACACGGGACATGGATGGAAAGTGATAAAGAGGCGCTTGAGCGCCTCTCATGCCCTCAGGCGAAGGTGAGTTGCCATTACTATATTGATCAGCAAGGCCAGCTTATTCAAATGGTGGCGGAGACCCAAGTGGCGTGGCATGCAGGTGTGAGCGCGTGGCGAGATGATGTCAGCTTGAATAAAAATTCAATCGGTATTGAGGTGTCTGTTCTGCCTCATCAAAAATTCCATGAATGCCAATATGAGACGCTTGAATGGCTCCTTAAAGACTTGAGGGAGCGTTATGCGCTCTCTACGGATGTTGTACTTGCACATAGTGATATTGCGCCGAACCGTAAAGATGATCCGGGGCGTGGTTTTGATTGGGGGCGCTTAGCCTCTCGGGATTTGGTTTTAAATAAACCTGAGTCTTTAGATGTAACAAATCCTGAAAGCCTGCGTGCGTTTGGCTATGTGGGCGAGGATGCTCATATCCTTAAAGCAGCAAAGTTGCGCTGGGGCTAATTACTCAGTTTTGTGAGCGCGCTTAATAAATTTCATCGCTTTTCTTGAAAATTTTCCAGCTGATACAAATGGCATGACTTTAGAAATAAGGGGCATGATCCATCCGTGAATCTGTAGGAAAAAGGCACCAAGGTATGTGCTCCCAAGCCATGCAAGCATGGCTGTAAAAAGATTAATAATGAAAATAACAATTCCAGCAAAAAATCCATAAATAGCTGTAATGAGGCTGGTGATACCCAGTGCGCTCATAATGCCAAGGAGCCATGTGATGATAGGTGTAATGATGGCAGCAAAGAATCCCCAAATGCTAACAGCAAGTGCACTGGTGAGCATAAAGGCCCATAGGTAAAGGCTGAAAGCGAGTACGAATATGATGGCGATCACATAAATAAAAATGCGCAAGACCTTGTTCTTCGGCAGCAGGCTGTGCGCTTGCTTGAGTTTTGCTTTAAAGATGCTAAAGAATTTTTGAATGTATTTCATATTTTAAAATTGCCTGCCCGATAAGCCGGGTTTTGTCTAGGGATGTTATTCGTCTGTCTCTATTTTTACAAATAAAGTATAGCACGTTACCCGTCCCTTCAAGCGAGCCACTTGTATATAGGGACCTATTTACGCTTGCACCGTGTGGGGTTTACCATACCTGTCCTGTCGCCAGTCCAGTGGTGCGCTCTTACCGCACCGTTTCACCCTTACCTTAAAAAGGCGGTCTGTTCTCTGTTGCACTTTCCCTCGGCTCTCACCGGATGGACGTTATCCATCACACTGCTCTGCGGTGCCCGGACTTTCCTCGCTCTTAAAATTAAGGTCGCAACATCCTGGGCAGGCATGGGCGACAGTATATGACTCTGATAAAAACTCAAGAAAATTCTACTTACTCATTGCTGCAAATATTTTATGTCTTCCGATGCTTGACTTATGTACGTCTTGGTACATGGCGCCTTCGCTTCTCAGTTATAAAATATTTTCACGGATGATTAAGCGAATTTGTGCCATGGGATTCTCTGGGATTTTTGATGATTTTCGTGGGTTTTGAGCAGTTATTCACAAAGTTATCCACAGGCGGACACGGCAGAAATATTAAGAAAAGTGCAAATTGGTGTTGCGTTATCCCATATTATCCCATAAGATTCCATTGTGTCCCAAATATCACCATGAGCGAACCAAATGTGAGGGATGCGAGAGAGAAAAGCCCATTTTTTATAGGGCTTGATGCAAAAAAGAGAGGCATGGAGAGACGTGACGGTATTTCTGTCTACATACGTCAATAACATTGATAAGAAAGGGCGGGTAAGTGTACCTGCTCCTTTCCGTGCCGAAATGATGGCGCAGTCTCGCCAGTCTGTTGTGATTTTTCCGTCTCGCAAAGAGGGCTTCCTGTTTGTGTGGGGGTATGATGATTTTCTCGCATTTGCTAAACGCATTAACAGTCTTCCTCCAATGTCTAAAGAGCGCCAACGTTTGAGCCGTACAATTCTTGCTGCATCTAAAAACATTACTTTAGATGGTGATGGTCGTATGATTCTTCCTTCTGATCTTCTGGAAGTGGCTAAGGTTGAGGATAAGCTTCTATTCGCAGGTCAGGGTGAGTACTTCACGCTTTGGAATCCTGAGCTATACGAACAGTGTCAGACTGCTGACGAAGAGCATTATGATGATGATCTAGAGACTCTATCAGAAGGGTGGGCGATTTAATGCATGATCCTGTAATGCTCACTGATGTGTTGAATTCAGCTGGAGAGCTTTCAGGGAAACGTGTTGTGGACTGCACTTTTGGTGGTGGCGGTTATACGAAAGTCTTTTTGGATCGTGGTGCTTCGGTTGTGGCGATTGATAAAGACCCTTCAGCTATTGAACGTTCAAAGGAATTTGTATCTGAGTATGGTGATAAGTTCCGTATTCATCACGGTAGTTTTAGAGAGTTGGATGATGCGCTTGCAGGTGAGGTTGCAGATGTGATTGTAGCGGACCTTGGCATTTCTTCATTTCAAATTGATCAAGCTGAACGTGGTTTTTCTTTCATGAAAGATGGGCCTTTGGATATGCGCATGTCTGCTGATGGTTTAAGTGCTGCAGATGTGGTTGCTGACTTTGAAGAGGAGCGTCTCGCAAATATTATTTACATGTACGGGGAAGAGCGTTTGTCTCGCCGTATTGCGAAAGCCATTGTAAGGGCGCGCAGTGAATCTCGTATTGAAACAACAACAGAGCTTGTAAAGGTTATTGAGTCTGCTGTTGGTCGCCCGAAGGGTAAAAAATCTAAGCATCCTGCTATGCGCACATTTATGGCATTGCGCCTGTTTGTAAATCAAGAATTAGAAGATCTGGAAGTCTTGCTGGAAAAGGCTATGCATAGCCTAAGCGAAGATGGAAAGCTTATTATCGTAACGTTTCACTCTCTGGAAGATCGTATTGTGAAACAGTTTATGCACCGTTTTAAAACAAAACCTGCTCAGGTGTCTGAAGTTTGGCCAGAGGCGGCAGCCTCTTTGCTGGATAAGGTTTTTGTTTTGCCAACACGCAAAAGCGTCAAAGTCTCAGAAGAAGAAGTTAAAAATAACCGTAGGGCAAGAAGTGCGCAAATGCGTGTTTTGGAAAGGGTTGCATGAATATTAAGTTGATGGATGTATGTATCGTCCTCTTCACTGGTCTATCATTTATCGCCATGGTGCATATTAAAACTGATGTGCAAGTGATGAAAGATAAGCGTGAGCGTTTGCTTGCAAGTGAGCGTGCCCTTAAAGATGAACTTCGTGTGCTAAAAGCAGAGTACTACCACGTTTCTCGTCCTGAACGTCTGGAAGCTGTTGCACGTCAAATTGGTATGGTGCCAATGGATATGGATCAGGTGAAACGTATCTCTTTTGATGGAGGCGAGCGTTTCTAATCTATGGCAAGGCGTCGCACAAAAAACAAGAATAAGCTCACCGATTTTCAGGTGAGGTTTTTCGTTTTTAAAGCCGTTATTGTTCTATGTTTTGTTGGTCTTTCTTATAAAGTTTTGGAGCTTGGTTTAGATAGTGCACGTGAGCCTAAGGCACCAAGTAACTTCGCGCAAAATACATTTGTTGAGCGTGGTACGATTTATGATCGTAATGGAATTGAACTTGCGCTGACTTTAGATGTTCATTCTCTTTATGCTGACCCTAAAATGATGCTAGATCATGATGAAGCCATTGCTTCTTTGAAAACACTCTTTCCTGATTTGAAGTGGGAAAAGCTTGAGGCACGAATTAAAACGCCAAAGCGTCGCTTTGTGTGGCTGAAGCGCAAGCTGACACCAGTGGAGGTTAAGGCTGTTTACCGTCTTGGTATTCCGGGGCTTGGCTTTAAAAAGGAAAAAGTGCGCTTTTACCCACATGAAAACCTATATGCTCACATGGTTGGTGGTGTGAATAATGCTGGTCAAGGTGCATTTGGTTTGGAGTACTACCAAAATAAACGTCTGTCTGGTGGTGAAGATTTAACTCTGACAATTGACTCTCGTTTGCAGGAACGTTTGCACTCTTCGCTTGCAAAAGTTATGGAGCAAGAAGGGACTTTTGCAGTGTGGGGCGTTGCTCTAAATGCAAAGACGCGTGAGGTTTTGGCAGCTGTGAGCATGCCTGATTATGATCCGAATGCGCTTGGTGATGCGAGTGAAGATGTTTTGAGAAACCGTTTTGCGCAGGGTGTATATGAGATGGGTTCTACGTTTAAAGTGTTCACACTTGCGCAAGCTTATGAGTTGGGTTTGATTGATGATGAGACAGAAATTGATGCACGTAAGCCAATCAAAATCTCTCGCTTCACAATTAAAGACTCTCACGCTAAAGAAAAAATTATGACGCCGGGCGAGGTTTTAAAGTTCTCATCAAACATTGGTGCGTCTCGTATTAGTGATATGATTGAAGTTGATCAGCTTAAAGATTTTTATGGCAGGATGTCTTTCCTTGGGCCTGTTGACTATGGTTTTGGTATGTCAGCGTCACCGCTTTATCCAAATCGTAAGTGGGGCCGTATCCATAAAATGACAATGAGTTTTGGTCATGGTATTGCCATTGCCCCATTGCAGCTTCTTGCAGGTTTTTCAGCTATGGTGACAGATGGTGAAGTAAGGCAGCCTAAGTTTTACATGGATGCGCCGGAAGATGAGCTTGTTTATCAGGTGGTTTCTGATGCTACAATCAAGAAAATGCGTGAGCTTTTGCATGAAGTCACTGTAACGGGTACAGCAAGACTTTCTAAGGTTGGTGGCTTTAATGTCGGTGGTAAAACAGGGACTGCGGAAGCCAGTGTTGCTGGTGGATATAATGAAGATCATCGTGTTTCTTCATATATAGGTGCGATTCCTATTGAAAATCCAGAGCTTATCGTGCTTATTATGGTGGATGAAAGCCAGAAAATTGGTGGAGGAGGGCGTATTGCTGCGCCTGCTTTTGCTGAATTTGTAAAAGGAAGTGTTCCAATTTTAGGAATGCGCCCAACGGTGCAGGAAGAGTGGCACCTTTTAGATAGAAGTGGAAAGAATGAATATGCAGGTCGAGCTAAAGGAGCTGTTGCCGGACTATAACGGTACGTCGCTTGCTTTTAAAGATGTTGTAAGTGATTCTCGTCAGGTGAAATCTGGCGATCTTTTTGTGTTTGATAAAGGTATTGGTGGCGATGCTGAAAAGTTTGTCTCTGATGCAAAAGCAAAAGGCGCAGGCCTTGCCATTACAAATGTGGATGGCGTGGGTGATATGCAGGATCCATTTCCGCTTGAGTTGATGGCGAAATTCTATGCTAAAAAATACCCGAATCGTATTGAAGAGCTTACAGCTGTGACAGGTACAAACGGTAAAACATCTGTGTCTTGGTTTGTAATGCAAATGATGTCTGTGCTCTCTGAGAAGAATGCGTGCCTTGGCACGATGGGTCTTTTTGTTGATGGTGAAAAGGGTGTGGAAACAGGTTACACAAGCCCGATGCCAAACCAGTTGATGAAAATTCTTTCTGATTTGAAAGATGAGAATGTTTCAAGTGTGTGTATGGAAGCATCCTCTCATGCGCTTGCACTCAGAAGGCTTTCTGGTGTTCAGTTTAAGGCAGCCGCCTTTACAAACTTGACGCCAGAACATTTAGATTTTCATGGAGACATGGAGCGTTACGCTGTTGAGAAGTTTCGCCTGTTTATGGAAATGCTGACGGAAGATGGGGTGGCTGTTCTTCCAGTGAATAAGCCGGAAGTTTTACCGCTTCTTGCAGGTCTTAAAGCTGGTGGCAGAAAAGTTTTAACATATGGTCCAGACTCGGCAGAGCTTGTTGTAAGGCAAACGTCTCTTACTGAGGCGGGGCAGGTTGTGTTGATTAAATATGATGACGTGCAGGAGGAAGTAGAGCTTCCGCTTATTGGTTCTTTCCAGGCTGAAAATATTGCGGCTGCACTCGGTATTATTATTTCACTTGGTGGTGATATAAGGGAGCTTATTAAAATGCTTCCAAGTATTCAGGCCGTACCGGGGCGTATGCAAGTGATTTCTGCTACGGCTGAAAATGCGCCAACAGTTGTTGTAGATTATGCGCATAGTACGGATGCTTTAGAAAAAGCACTTCAAGCTTTAAGGCCGCATGTAAAAGGTCAGCTCTCAGTTGTGTTTGGATGTGGCGGTAACCGTGATACATCTAAGCGAAAAGGCATGGCGCTTGCTGCGAAAAAATATGCTGATGTGACCTATATTACAGATGATAATCCGCGCCATGAGGATCCTGAGTTTATTCGATCTGAAGTGCATAAACATCATGTTGAAGCGCAAAATATTGGTGACCGTGAAAAAGCAATTTGTATAGCTATTGAAAATGCCTCTGCTGGAGATATTGTGTTGGTGGCAGGTAAAGGACATGAAACTGGCCAGATTGTTGGTGATCAGGTTCTGCCTATGAATGATATTGAAATTTGTGCAAACATTTTAGGAGGGGCAGTATAATGTGGACTTTGAGAGAGCTTAAGCGTGCCCTTGGGTTTGATGCGGTTGGCAAGGATGCAAACCTGGGTCGTATTTCTATCGATAGTCGTACCCTTGAAGATGGTGATATTTACCTTGCACTTAAGCGTGAGAAGGATGGCCACGATTATATTGAGGATGCACTAGATAGTGGTGCGTCTTTCGCTATCTCTGAACGAAAAGAAGATGAAGGTGACCCGCAAATTCTTGTGGTGGATTCAACTGAAAAAGCTTTGAATGATCTTGCAGATGCCCGTCGTGATTGGGCATACTTGCAGCGTGTTGCTATTACTGGAAGTGTAGGCAAAACAACTTGTAAAGATATGCTCTCTAAATCTTTAGGGGCGTATGCTTCTATTAAAAGTTTTAATAACCATATCGGTGTGCCTTTAACGCTTTCTAATATTCCTAAAGGGCAGCGTTTTGGTGTATTTGAAATTGGTATGAACCATCCAGGTGAGATTGTACCTCTTGCAGAGCTTGTTAAGCCTCATGTCGCCATTATTACAGCTGTAGCGCCTGCGCATATTGGTGCGTTTGAGTCGGTTGAGGATATTGCTGTTGAGAAGTTTTCAATTCTGCGCGGACTTGAGCAGGGTGGAGTACTCATTACAACATCTGAGTGCTATGAAGCTTATAAAGCTTATGTGCCAGAAGGTGTGAAAGTCTTGCTTGTGTCTTCTAAGGAAGATGCAAATGCAGATGCATCAGTGATGTCTATTAAGAAAGGTGGAAACGGTTATACGCTTGCGGTCAGTGTCATGAACGAACTGTTTACATTGTCTGTGCAGGATGTCGCCCCGGCCTTTTTGACCAATGCGCTTTTAACACTTCTTTGCACAAAGTATCTGGAAGCTCCAATGGAGAAGGCGCTTGCAACGCTTGAAAATTACGCACCAGTTGAAGGGCGCGGCAATATTGAAATGGTGGAAGGTGTCACTGTTATTGATGATAGTTATAACGCTAACCCTATGTCTATGAAGGCTGCACTTGAACGCGCGCTTTCTATGAAGAATTCAGCGGGGAAATGTTATGCCATTATTGGTCAGATGGGTGAGCTTGGGGATATGAGTGAAGAATTGCATAAATCTCTTGCTGAAACGGTGAACCAGTTTGATGGTGCTTATGTGGTTGGTGAGGATGCTAAAGTTTTGCATGATGTGCTAGATGCGAAGGTGCAAAAGGGTTTCTTTGATCAGGCAGATGATTTGCCATACGGTGAAATTTCTTCGCACTTGCATGATGGAGATATCATTGTTATTAAGGGCTCGAAAGTGATTACTTATACAACGCATGTTGTGAAGAATCTAAAGGCTGCCATCCAAAATAAAACAGAAGAAAAACATGCTGTATAACTTTATTTACCCTCTTTACGAACAGTTTACTGTACTGAACGTTCTTAAATATATTTCTGTGCGCTCAGGTGCGGCACTCTTTATGGCCTTTTTTGTGGTGATGATTATTGGGCCAGGCTTGATTCGTAAGTTTAAGGGACTTCAGCAGTCTAAAAAGACTGTGCGTGACGATCACCCTGAGGCAAGTGTGCAAGCAAAGCAAGGAACGCCAACAATGGGTGGTCTTATGATTATTATTGGTCTTCTTGCAAATGTGATGCTTTGGGCAGATTTAACGCAGCCGCTTGTGTGGCTGGTGAGTGCTGTGATTGTGGCATTTGGTCTTGTTGGTTTTCTGGATGATTACTGTGGTATGACAGGGCTTTGGAAAAAAGGTGTGCCGGGTAAGGTGCGTCTTGCTATTCAGTTTGTTGTTTGCTGTACGGTTTTGTTTGTGTGGGCAAAAGTTTCAGGTAATGCGGATGTCACAACTCTGTACTTCCCATTCTTTAAAGAGTTTTCAATTGATCTTGGCCTGATTGGCTACATGTTGTTTGGTTCGCTTGTGATGATTGGTTGTGCGAATGCGGTTAACTTAACGGATGGTCTTGATGGTCTTGTGAGTATTCCGGCTGTATTTGCAGCAGCGTCATTGGCCTTTATTGCTTACGCAGTTGGTCGTGTTGATTTTACTGAATATCTACATATTCCTTACGTTGCAGGAGCGGGTGAGCTGACGGTTGTTTGTGCGGCTCTCATTGGTTCTATTCTTGGATTCCTTTGGTTTAACGCACCGCCAGCGCGTATCTTTATGGGGGATACAGGTTCCCTTGTGATTGGCGGAATGCTTGGTTTTATTGCTGTTGCTGTGAAGCATGAAATTACATTTGCCTTTATTGCGGGCCTGTTTGTTATTGAGGCGCTTTCTGTGATGATTCAGGTGGGATCATTTAAGCTTCGTGGTAAACGCGTGTTTAAGCGTGCGCCAATTCACCACCATTTTGAACAGCTTGGCTGGCCTGAAACAACAATTGTTGTGCGTTTTTGGATTATTTCATTGCTCTTTGCGGTGATTGGTCTGGCAACACTGAAGCTTCGATAAGGAATAAAACGTGAACAGAGGATTCTCACTCGCCCGTAAACGTAATCCACTTCTTATTTGGTGGAAGAGTATTGATAAGGCATTGTTGGGGGTCTTTCTGTTGTGGCTTGCTGTGGGTATGCTTGCTAGTTCAATTGCATCCCCTGCAGTCGCGGATACGTACGGCGTGGGCCCGTTTTACTTTACAAAAAAGCATGCAATCTTCCTGTTTGGTGGTCTTGTAACAGCGCTTGGCCTGTCTCTCTTTTCTTTCCGTAATGTGCAGAAAGTTGCTGTACTCACTTATCTTGGTGCTATGGTTGGTTTGTTGCTGGTTCTGTTAATTGGTAAGGATGTAAAAGGGGCGAGCCGTTGGATTGAGGTTGTAGGCTTTACTGTTCAGCCTTCAGAGTTCTTAAAGGTCTCTTTTCCTGTT
Protein-coding regions in this window:
- a CDS encoding acyl-CoA dehydrogenase family protein, which translates into the protein MNFGLSEDHIILRDAIRKFAEDEIAPHAMELDAKEEFSVEITQKMGEMGLFGMYVPAEYGGQGMDMLSYVIAMEELSRVDGSHAATVTAHNSIGVGPILNFGTDAQKQKYLPKMCTGEMLWGFGLTEPNAGSDSRGTQTTAKKDGDEWVINGSKIFITNVSNPLAGGLTVQAKTGEKDGKPELTCFLIDKETEGLSVKTMHGKLMWRASDTAEVYLDNVRVKDDAIVGEIGKGSSQMLTALDAGRLGIAAMGLGAAQGAFERAVEYSKERKQFGKPISKFQGISFKLADMAMEIDVARSYLYQAARMKDAGVPFTKEASIAKLYCTEVAGRVTDWAIQVHGGYGLMQEYDVERFWRDQRILQIGEGSSEVQRIVIARQLGC
- the fumC gene encoding class II fumarate hydratase encodes the protein MSDKNQQFRSEQDTMGTVEVPSEAYWGAQTQRSLHNFKIGTQKFTPDFVRAYAYLKKACATVNADLGKLEREKADAICRAATEVVEGKFNDQFPLAVWQTGSGTQTNMNVNEVIANRAIENEEGVIGSKDPIHPNDHVNMGQSTNDTFPTAMHISAVLAVEEKLLPALKKLQTALHEKSESFRHIIKIGRTHLQDATPLTLGQEFSGYAAQLTKGIERVEAILPELKELAVGGTAVGTGINTHPEFDARVVKEVSRLTGHDFTVAMNKFEAIATHDAIVNGSGVLNTIATSCMKVANDIRLLASGPRCGIGELNLPSNEPGSSIMPGKVNPTQSEALTMVCAQVMGNHVAVTVAGSNGHFELNAFKPVMIHNFLESVDILSDAMVSFADNCVVGIQPNREKIDHNLTNSLMLVTALNPVIGYDNAAKVAKKAHAENTTLKESAISMGLVDEVTFDNVVRPETMVEPQK
- a CDS encoding N-acetylmuramoyl-L-alanine amidase codes for the protein MNKLFYPSPNHEPRTEDIKYIVVHGTWMESDKEALERLSCPQAKVSCHYYIDQQGQLIQMVAETQVAWHAGVSAWRDDVSLNKNSIGIEVSVLPHQKFHECQYETLEWLLKDLRERYALSTDVVLAHSDIAPNRKDDPGRGFDWGRLASRDLVLNKPESLDVTNPESLRAFGYVGEDAHILKAAKLRWG
- a CDS encoding division/cell wall cluster transcriptional repressor MraZ, which produces MTVFLSTYVNNIDKKGRVSVPAPFRAEMMAQSRQSVVIFPSRKEGFLFVWGYDDFLAFAKRINSLPPMSKERQRLSRTILAASKNITLDGDGRMILPSDLLEVAKVEDKLLFAGQGEYFTLWNPELYEQCQTADEEHYDDDLETLSEGWAI
- the rsmH gene encoding 16S rRNA (cytosine(1402)-N(4))-methyltransferase RsmH, with the protein product MHDPVMLTDVLNSAGELSGKRVVDCTFGGGGYTKVFLDRGASVVAIDKDPSAIERSKEFVSEYGDKFRIHHGSFRELDDALAGEVADVIVADLGISSFQIDQAERGFSFMKDGPLDMRMSADGLSAADVVADFEEERLANIIYMYGEERLSRRIAKAIVRARSESRIETTTELVKVIESAVGRPKGKKSKHPAMRTFMALRLFVNQELEDLEVLLEKAMHSLSEDGKLIIVTFHSLEDRIVKQFMHRFKTKPAQVSEVWPEAAASLLDKVFVLPTRKSVKVSEEEVKNNRRARSAQMRVLERVA
- a CDS encoding cell division protein FtsL, which encodes MNIKLMDVCIVLFTGLSFIAMVHIKTDVQVMKDKRERLLASERALKDELRVLKAEYYHVSRPERLEAVARQIGMVPMDMDQVKRISFDGGERF
- a CDS encoding penicillin-binding protein 2, with translation MRFFVFKAVIVLCFVGLSYKVLELGLDSAREPKAPSNFAQNTFVERGTIYDRNGIELALTLDVHSLYADPKMMLDHDEAIASLKTLFPDLKWEKLEARIKTPKRRFVWLKRKLTPVEVKAVYRLGIPGLGFKKEKVRFYPHENLYAHMVGGVNNAGQGAFGLEYYQNKRLSGGEDLTLTIDSRLQERLHSSLAKVMEQEGTFAVWGVALNAKTREVLAAVSMPDYDPNALGDASEDVLRNRFAQGVYEMGSTFKVFTLAQAYELGLIDDETEIDARKPIKISRFTIKDSHAKEKIMTPGEVLKFSSNIGASRISDMIEVDQLKDFYGRMSFLGPVDYGFGMSASPLYPNRKWGRIHKMTMSFGHGIAIAPLQLLAGFSAMVTDGEVRQPKFYMDAPEDELVYQVVSDATIKKMRELLHEVTVTGTARLSKVGGFNVGGKTGTAEASVAGGYNEDHRVSSYIGAIPIENPELIVLIMVDESQKIGGGGRIAAPAFAEFVKGSVPILGMRPTVQEEWHLLDRSGKNEYAGRAKGAVAGL
- a CDS encoding UDP-N-acetylmuramoyl-L-alanyl-D-glutamate--2,6-diaminopimelate ligase; the protein is MQVELKELLPDYNGTSLAFKDVVSDSRQVKSGDLFVFDKGIGGDAEKFVSDAKAKGAGLAITNVDGVGDMQDPFPLELMAKFYAKKYPNRIEELTAVTGTNGKTSVSWFVMQMMSVLSEKNACLGTMGLFVDGEKGVETGYTSPMPNQLMKILSDLKDENVSSVCMEASSHALALRRLSGVQFKAAAFTNLTPEHLDFHGDMERYAVEKFRLFMEMLTEDGVAVLPVNKPEVLPLLAGLKAGGRKVLTYGPDSAELVVRQTSLTEAGQVVLIKYDDVQEEVELPLIGSFQAENIAAALGIIISLGGDIRELIKMLPSIQAVPGRMQVISATAENAPTVVVDYAHSTDALEKALQALRPHVKGQLSVVFGCGGNRDTSKRKGMALAAKKYADVTYITDDNPRHEDPEFIRSEVHKHHVEAQNIGDREKAICIAIENASAGDIVLVAGKGHETGQIVGDQVLPMNDIEICANILGGAV